A region from the Corallococcus silvisoli genome encodes:
- a CDS encoding penicillin-binding transpeptidase domain-containing protein: MLASAVTARYTGRVYGRAVISWVGLCLLLLSPACLPRATRPAVPGGPEDLARQYLEAWARNDLAAQRQGLLDAPADFDAQHARWRQDLGVVASRFAPPELEADDGTTAVVAFRGVHTLRGLGEWEVASRLRFERRGKRWGLRWTPQVFHPDARPGDRFARLRTWGPREALLDARGTPLTVPGEVIRVGVLPGRVKDRAAVATALQAQLGVEPTKVLAALNAASAQPEQFLAFIDVRPERYQQVRAALAPVPGIFFRKKTARLTPSEGFAAHTLGRVGEVTAEALQALGPLYQPGDVVGLSGLERAQERTLAGRPSGEVRLLRRSGDSDVLHRFDGEPGRPVRTTLRMDVQAAAEAALADISRPAALVAVDAGTGEVLAVASRPLGEALHRALTGRYPPGSTFKVVTAEALLASGLKPDSRADCPVEVTAGRKRFRNFESEVLGTTTLRRVFALSCNTAFIQLSARLAPGALEDAARRFGFGVAYDVGLPSPGATFPAPRDDAERAAASMGQGRVLATPLHMATVAAAVDSGVWRAPRLLADAEAGPEARLSPGTAEPLRDLMRAVVTEGTAKSAASIPGLLGKTGTAEYGTAAPPETHAWFIGVRGGVGFAVVVEGGGVGGRVAVPLALRFLQALDAVAVRSIRGGDV; the protein is encoded by the coding sequence ATGCTCGCGTCGGCGGTGACGGCGCGGTACACGGGGCGCGTGTACGGACGGGCGGTCATTTCCTGGGTGGGGCTCTGCCTCCTGCTGTTGTCTCCCGCGTGTCTTCCGCGAGCCACCCGGCCCGCCGTGCCCGGAGGGCCGGAGGACCTGGCCCGCCAGTACCTGGAGGCCTGGGCGCGCAATGACCTCGCGGCCCAGCGCCAGGGGCTCCTCGACGCGCCCGCGGACTTCGACGCGCAGCACGCGCGCTGGAGACAGGACCTGGGCGTGGTGGCCTCCCGCTTCGCACCGCCCGAGCTGGAAGCCGACGATGGCACCACGGCGGTGGTGGCGTTTCGCGGCGTGCACACGCTGCGGGGACTGGGGGAGTGGGAGGTGGCGTCCCGGCTGCGCTTCGAGCGCCGGGGAAAGCGCTGGGGCCTGCGCTGGACGCCCCAGGTGTTCCACCCCGACGCACGGCCGGGAGACCGCTTCGCCCGGCTGAGGACCTGGGGGCCTCGCGAAGCGCTGCTCGACGCTCGGGGGACGCCGCTCACCGTGCCGGGAGAGGTCATCCGCGTCGGCGTGCTGCCGGGCCGGGTGAAGGACCGCGCCGCCGTGGCCACCGCGCTCCAGGCCCAGCTGGGCGTGGAGCCCACCAAGGTGCTCGCCGCGCTGAACGCCGCGAGCGCGCAGCCTGAGCAGTTCCTCGCGTTCATCGACGTGCGGCCGGAGCGCTACCAGCAGGTGCGCGCCGCGCTCGCGCCGGTGCCCGGCATCTTCTTCCGCAAGAAGACCGCGCGCCTCACCCCCTCGGAGGGCTTCGCCGCGCACACGCTGGGACGGGTGGGCGAGGTGACGGCGGAGGCGCTTCAGGCGCTGGGCCCGCTCTATCAGCCGGGGGATGTCGTGGGGCTGTCGGGCCTGGAGCGCGCACAGGAGCGGACGCTGGCTGGCCGGCCCTCGGGCGAGGTGCGGCTCCTGCGCCGCTCGGGCGACAGCGACGTGCTGCACCGCTTCGATGGCGAGCCGGGGCGGCCCGTGCGCACCACGTTGCGCATGGACGTGCAGGCGGCGGCGGAGGCGGCGCTCGCGGACATCTCCCGGCCCGCCGCGCTGGTCGCGGTGGACGCGGGGACGGGCGAGGTGCTGGCGGTGGCCAGCCGGCCGCTCGGGGAGGCGCTGCACCGGGCGCTGACGGGGCGCTACCCGCCGGGCTCCACGTTCAAGGTCGTGACCGCCGAGGCCCTGCTCGCGAGCGGCTTGAAGCCGGACTCCCGCGCCGACTGCCCGGTGGAGGTGACGGCCGGGCGCAAGCGCTTCCGCAACTTCGAGTCCGAGGTCCTGGGCACCACGACGCTGCGGCGCGTGTTCGCGCTGTCGTGCAACACGGCCTTCATCCAGCTCTCCGCGAGGCTGGCGCCGGGGGCCCTGGAGGACGCGGCCCGGCGCTTCGGCTTCGGGGTGGCCTACGACGTGGGACTGCCCTCGCCGGGCGCCACCTTCCCCGCGCCCCGAGACGACGCCGAGCGCGCGGCGGCCTCCATGGGACAGGGCCGCGTGCTGGCCACGCCGCTGCACATGGCCACGGTCGCGGCGGCGGTGGACTCGGGCGTCTGGCGCGCGCCGCGCCTGCTGGCGGACGCGGAGGCGGGCCCCGAGGCGCGGTTGAGTCCGGGGACAGCCGAGCCGCTCCGCGACCTGATGCGCGCGGTGGTGACGGAAGGAACGGCGAAGTCCGCCGCGAGCATCCCCGGCCTCCTGGGCAAGACGGGGACCGCCGAGTACGGCACCGCGGCGCCGCCCGAGACCCACGCCTGGTTCATCGGCGTGCGCGGCGGCGTGGGCTTCGCGGTGGTCGTGGAGGGCGGTGGCGTTGGCGGCCGCGTCGCTGTCCCGCTCGCGCTTCGCTTCCTCCAGGCACTCGACGCGGTGGCGGTGCGCTCCATCCGCGGGGGCGATGTCTAG
- the mgtA gene encoding magnesium-translocating P-type ATPase gives MAGESLSGRAARAGVLPTRRGGKQRRPSPKPAGKSTGPPAWSEPAEALCERLGTTPQGLSEDAARARLDSLGANTAEARRRHPLALELLQRLGNPLVLVLLVACGVSAVVHDLTSSAIIAVIVLISVTLDFVQEHRANNAAERLRSAVALRARVLRDGEEQERPAVELVPGDVVLLAAGSLVPADARLLESRELSVNEALLTGEPYPMEKATGLAAADAPLAEVGNTVFAGTSVLGGTARALVFATGGRTEVGSIARGLEEPVASTAFARDTRRFSVMLMRLTVLMVLFVLLVNLVLERPLLESFLFAVALAVGLTPELLPMVVSVTLARGALRLAGQGVIVKRLSAVHDLGCMDVLCTDKTGTLTEARIRMERAEDAAGHPSPRVRGWAFLNSHFATGLRSPMDAAILDQRLEWTEGWDKQDELPFDFERRRVSVLLQRGARRVLVVKGAPEALLRLCEAREDADGAVRPLDPEAREALQARSDAMGEEGLRVLGIAWRDEPPRAEPLTLEDEARLVFAGFVTFLDPPKQSARPALDALAREGVAVKVVTGDNARVAVHVCQQLGLDVRGVLSGAELALLDDEALSARAQDTTVFARASPAQKGRILRALRQRGHVVGYLGDGINDAPSLHEADVGISVEGAVDVAREAAALLMLRQELGVLHSGVLEGRRTFGNVMKYIRMGTSSNFGNMLSMAVASLALPFLPMLPIQILLNNMLYDVSELAIPLDTVDAAQLARPTRWDLRFVRLYMAVFGTLSSLFDAATFVVLLHGFRAGAPLFQTSWFMESLTTQVLVIFIIRTRGGPGRAPPSRVLLLSSLGMVLVANALPFTPVGHYFGFVRPPPSVLLSLGVLVALYLGCAAWLNRWFFRHFDTS, from the coding sequence ATGGCCGGTGAATCCCTGAGCGGCCGGGCCGCTCGTGCCGGGGTGCTTCCCACGCGCCGTGGCGGCAAACAGCGGAGACCGTCACCGAAGCCGGCGGGGAAGTCCACGGGGCCCCCTGCCTGGAGCGAGCCGGCGGAGGCGCTGTGTGAGCGGCTGGGCACCACGCCCCAGGGCCTGTCGGAGGATGCGGCGCGGGCGCGCCTCGACTCCCTGGGCGCGAACACCGCGGAGGCGCGGCGCCGCCATCCGCTGGCCCTGGAGTTGTTGCAGCGGCTGGGCAACCCGCTGGTGCTCGTGCTGCTGGTGGCCTGCGGCGTGTCCGCCGTCGTCCATGACCTGACCAGCTCCGCCATCATCGCCGTCATCGTGTTGATCAGCGTGACGCTGGACTTCGTCCAGGAGCACCGCGCCAACAACGCGGCGGAGCGCCTCAGGAGCGCCGTGGCCCTTCGCGCCCGCGTGCTGCGGGATGGAGAGGAGCAGGAGCGGCCCGCCGTGGAGCTGGTCCCCGGGGACGTGGTCCTGCTCGCGGCCGGCAGCCTGGTCCCCGCGGACGCGCGCCTGCTGGAGTCGCGGGAGCTGTCCGTCAATGAAGCGCTGCTCACCGGCGAGCCCTATCCCATGGAGAAGGCGACGGGGCTGGCCGCCGCGGACGCGCCGCTCGCCGAGGTGGGCAACACCGTCTTCGCCGGCACGTCGGTGCTGGGAGGCACGGCCCGCGCGCTCGTCTTCGCCACCGGGGGCCGCACGGAGGTGGGGAGCATCGCCCGCGGGCTGGAAGAGCCCGTGGCCTCCACCGCCTTCGCTCGGGACACGCGCCGCTTCTCCGTGATGCTGATGCGGCTGACGGTCCTGATGGTCCTGTTCGTGCTCCTGGTGAACCTGGTCCTGGAGCGCCCGCTGCTGGAGTCCTTCCTCTTCGCGGTGGCGCTGGCGGTGGGCCTGACGCCGGAGCTGCTGCCCATGGTCGTGTCGGTGACGCTCGCTCGCGGCGCCCTGCGGCTCGCGGGGCAGGGCGTCATCGTCAAGCGCTTGAGCGCGGTGCACGACCTGGGCTGCATGGATGTCCTGTGCACCGACAAGACGGGCACGCTCACGGAGGCGAGGATCCGGATGGAGCGCGCCGAGGACGCCGCCGGCCACCCCAGCCCCCGCGTCCGGGGCTGGGCCTTCCTCAACAGCCACTTCGCGACGGGCCTGCGCAGCCCCATGGACGCGGCCATCCTCGACCAGCGGCTGGAGTGGACGGAGGGCTGGGACAAGCAGGACGAGCTGCCCTTCGACTTCGAGCGCCGCCGGGTGTCCGTGCTGCTTCAGAGGGGCGCCCGCCGCGTGCTGGTGGTGAAGGGCGCGCCGGAGGCCCTGCTGCGCCTCTGCGAGGCGCGCGAGGACGCGGACGGGGCGGTGCGCCCGCTGGACCCGGAGGCGCGCGAGGCCTTGCAGGCCCGCTCGGACGCCATGGGGGAAGAAGGCCTGCGGGTGCTGGGCATCGCCTGGCGTGATGAGCCCCCGCGGGCGGAGCCCCTGACCCTGGAGGACGAGGCGCGGCTCGTCTTCGCGGGCTTCGTCACCTTCCTGGATCCGCCCAAGCAGAGCGCGCGCCCGGCGCTGGACGCGCTCGCCCGGGAGGGCGTCGCCGTCAAGGTCGTGACCGGGGACAACGCGCGGGTGGCGGTGCACGTCTGTCAGCAGCTGGGGCTGGACGTGCGGGGCGTGCTCTCCGGCGCGGAGCTGGCGCTGCTGGACGACGAGGCCCTGAGCGCCCGGGCGCAGGACACCACCGTCTTCGCGCGCGCGTCCCCCGCGCAGAAGGGCCGCATCCTGCGCGCGCTGCGGCAGCGCGGCCACGTGGTGGGCTACCTGGGAGACGGCATCAACGACGCGCCGTCGTTGCACGAGGCGGACGTGGGCATCTCCGTCGAAGGCGCGGTGGATGTCGCGCGCGAGGCCGCGGCGCTGCTGATGCTGCGCCAGGAGCTGGGCGTCCTCCACAGCGGCGTGCTGGAGGGGCGGCGCACCTTCGGCAACGTCATGAAGTACATCCGGATGGGGACCAGCTCCAACTTCGGGAACATGCTGAGCATGGCCGTGGCGTCGCTGGCGCTGCCGTTCCTGCCCATGCTGCCCATCCAGATCCTCCTCAACAACATGCTGTACGACGTGTCGGAGCTGGCCATCCCGCTGGACACGGTGGACGCGGCTCAGCTGGCGCGGCCCACGCGCTGGGACCTGCGCTTCGTGCGCCTCTACATGGCGGTGTTCGGCACGCTCAGCTCGCTCTTCGACGCGGCCACGTTCGTGGTGCTGCTGCACGGCTTCCGGGCGGGCGCGCCGCTCTTCCAGACCAGCTGGTTCATGGAGTCCCTGACCACGCAGGTGCTGGTCATCTTCATCATCCGCACCCGGGGCGGACCGGGACGCGCGCCCCCTTCACGCGTCCTGCTGCTGTCGTCGCTGGGCATGGTGCTGGTGGCCAACGCGCTGCCCTTCACGCCCGTGGGGCACTACTTCGGCTTCGTGCGGCCGCCGCCCTCCGTGCTGCTGTCGCTGGGCGTGTTGGTGGCGCTCTACCTGGGCTGCGCGGCGTGGCTCAACCGCTGGTTCTTCCGGCACTTCGACACCTCGTGA
- a CDS encoding efflux RND transporter permease subunit, with amino-acid sequence MHGHHGHHDGRWGASRDQFAHAFVSGLVRHRRAILGIAALMSVVGVALTVSLYGDLRSEVEELLPSTAPSVVSARVLGPRLYDVNHLSVVLEGDDPAALRRFADAFAARVRALPPTLVREVEYRSDAELDYVRRFGLFYLSVEQLQTLIQRVRARLDWEKRHANPFVVDLLGNDTPPSLDLPALAGAAGGGALASVERFKNGYFQSADGKRVVLLIRPPEATTGYAFNHALLERVRAEAQALSAGFPGAPSRIGYDGEVATMTEEQASLRQDLVVSGMLVLGGVSLVLWLYFRRWRAIAALVGSLAVGCAVTFGLAKLLIGYLNANTAFLGSIVVGNGINAAIIFMARYLEERRDGLSVDDALPLAWSRTLEPTFVASFAAGLAYLSLMVTRFRGFNQFGIIGGLGMALCWAATYVLLPPLLVTLEGQRPMDFTGVRGAARLTETLARLVERHRRWVRGVALALLLGSMGAIATYRGPLVEADFNKLRARDSQKNGSIYWGQQVDAVFQTYLTPIAIVADTPADLQRVVGALDARQRALGTGAPVGEVRTASTLMPQDPQAKLPLLRELRRLLPDDKVARLPPADRDEASRFLPPVDARPPTWEDLPATIRQPLTERDGTVGRIAFAYPKRVGAIDATYGTQLTELIRGAIQDAGGHALATGRPLLISDINQSILRDGPRATLLAFAAVTLLVLVVVRRPAYSVAVLVGLLLGVAWLIGLAAALRLRLNFLNFVVLPITFGIGVDYAANLVLRYRQEGPGSFIRVMDDTGGAVALCSSTTIIGYASLIFSNNQALAGFGLLATLGEVACLSAGLLALPAFFFVPSTPPGQSPRARDVEPLMSGEIE; translated from the coding sequence GTGCACGGGCATCACGGGCATCACGATGGACGCTGGGGCGCCTCGCGGGACCAGTTCGCGCACGCCTTCGTGAGCGGGCTGGTCCGCCACCGCCGTGCCATCCTGGGCATCGCGGCGCTGATGTCCGTCGTGGGCGTGGCCCTGACGGTGTCCCTCTACGGCGATCTGCGCAGCGAGGTGGAGGAGCTGCTGCCCTCCACCGCCCCCAGCGTGGTGTCGGCCCGCGTCCTCGGTCCCCGGCTGTACGACGTCAACCACCTGTCCGTCGTGCTGGAGGGGGACGACCCCGCCGCCTTGAGGCGCTTCGCGGATGCCTTCGCGGCCCGGGTGCGCGCGCTGCCGCCCACGCTGGTGCGCGAGGTGGAGTACCGCTCGGACGCGGAGCTGGATTACGTGCGCCGCTTCGGCCTCTTCTACCTGTCCGTCGAACAGCTCCAGACGCTCATCCAGCGCGTGCGGGCCCGGCTCGATTGGGAGAAGCGCCATGCGAACCCCTTCGTGGTGGACCTGCTGGGCAACGACACGCCTCCCTCGCTGGACCTCCCCGCGCTGGCGGGCGCGGCGGGCGGAGGGGCGCTCGCGTCCGTGGAGCGCTTCAAGAACGGCTACTTCCAGAGCGCGGACGGCAAGCGGGTGGTGTTGCTCATCCGGCCGCCGGAGGCCACCACCGGGTATGCCTTCAACCACGCCCTGCTGGAGCGGGTGAGGGCGGAGGCCCAGGCCCTGTCCGCGGGGTTCCCCGGGGCTCCGTCGCGCATCGGCTACGACGGCGAGGTCGCCACGATGACGGAGGAGCAGGCGTCGCTGCGGCAGGACCTGGTGGTGTCCGGCATGTTGGTGCTGGGGGGCGTGTCGCTGGTGCTGTGGCTGTACTTCCGGAGGTGGCGGGCCATCGCCGCGCTCGTCGGCTCGCTGGCCGTGGGGTGCGCCGTCACGTTCGGCCTGGCGAAGCTGCTCATCGGCTACCTCAACGCGAACACGGCGTTCCTGGGCTCCATCGTCGTGGGCAATGGCATCAACGCGGCCATCATCTTCATGGCCCGCTACCTGGAAGAGCGCCGCGACGGGCTGTCCGTGGACGACGCCCTGCCCCTGGCCTGGAGCCGCACCCTGGAGCCCACCTTCGTGGCGTCCTTCGCCGCGGGGTTGGCGTACCTGTCGCTGATGGTGACGCGCTTCCGGGGGTTCAACCAGTTCGGCATCATTGGCGGGCTGGGGATGGCGCTGTGCTGGGCGGCGACCTATGTGCTGCTGCCGCCGCTGCTCGTCACGCTGGAGGGCCAGCGGCCCATGGACTTCACCGGCGTGCGGGGCGCGGCCCGGTTGACGGAGACGCTGGCCCGGCTCGTCGAGCGACACCGGCGGTGGGTGCGAGGCGTCGCGCTGGCGCTGCTCCTGGGCTCGATGGGCGCCATCGCGACCTACCGGGGCCCGCTGGTGGAGGCGGACTTCAACAAGCTCCGCGCCCGCGACAGCCAGAAGAACGGATCCATCTACTGGGGCCAGCAGGTGGACGCGGTCTTCCAGACCTACCTCACGCCCATCGCCATCGTCGCGGACACTCCGGCGGACCTCCAGCGCGTCGTCGGGGCGCTGGACGCGCGGCAGCGGGCGCTGGGCACCGGTGCCCCCGTGGGCGAGGTGCGCACCGCGAGCACGCTGATGCCCCAGGATCCCCAGGCGAAGCTGCCGCTGCTGCGAGAGCTGCGCCGGCTGCTGCCGGATGACAAGGTGGCGCGGCTGCCTCCCGCGGACCGCGATGAAGCCAGCCGCTTCCTGCCGCCCGTGGACGCGAGGCCCCCCACGTGGGAGGACCTGCCCGCGACGATTCGTCAGCCGCTCACCGAACGGGACGGCACGGTGGGGCGCATCGCGTTCGCCTATCCGAAGCGCGTGGGCGCCATCGATGCGACGTACGGCACCCAGCTGACGGAGCTCATCCGCGGCGCCATCCAGGACGCGGGAGGCCACGCGCTGGCGACGGGGCGTCCGCTGCTCATCTCCGACATCAACCAGTCCATCCTGCGCGACGGGCCCCGGGCCACGCTGCTCGCGTTCGCCGCGGTGACGCTGCTGGTGCTCGTGGTGGTGCGGCGGCCGGCGTATTCCGTGGCGGTGCTGGTGGGCCTGCTCCTGGGCGTGGCGTGGCTGATTGGGCTGGCCGCGGCGCTGCGGCTGCGGCTCAACTTCCTCAACTTCGTGGTGCTGCCCATCACCTTCGGCATCGGCGTGGACTACGCGGCGAACCTGGTGCTGCGCTACCGGCAGGAGGGCCCGGGGTCGTTCATCCGGGTGATGGACGATACGGGGGGCGCGGTGGCGCTGTGCTCCTCCACGACCATCATCGGCTACGCGTCGCTCATCTTCTCCAACAACCAGGCCCTCGCGGGCTTCGGCCTGCTGGCGACCCTGGGCGAGGTGGCCTGTCTTTCCGCGGGGTTGCTCGCGCTGCCCGCGTTCTTCTTCGTCCCCTCCACTCCCCCCGGGCAATCGCCGCGCGCCCGGGACGTAGAGCCGCTCATGAGCGGAGAGATTGAATGA
- a CDS encoding tyrosine-type recombinase/integrase: protein MGSKKATKQGAQAALELGGAPTLAVLVKWYEEVILAHQGKGTRKNIRHHLRMAVAALPPRPTGGDIAEWLGGRVDRREVQPTTANQARKHIQRVYTLGQQMRWPLLLNPVAHFDPLPTLTVPPRGLAEPYVTYPALLAAMPDARARAFLSMQRRHGLRLSEALGLEPRHINWSADTVFVERQRMPWSSKLQELKTDTSKATFTLDEETARYLRQAARDAMRSGKVPRGVTRARFLFPYFQEELAGLMVRCRAVAPDDFPTRIKGERSGAAWHVFRHTYGTELANSGMLDRKVCVLMRHKHLSTTQGYIASIRGRTMPSEDLETVRKYAREQERLAAERASGGVTSVGTGTTTTRGFTK, encoded by the coding sequence ATGGGCAGCAAGAAGGCAACGAAGCAGGGAGCGCAGGCAGCGCTGGAGCTGGGTGGAGCGCCGACGCTGGCGGTGCTGGTGAAGTGGTACGAGGAGGTCATCCTGGCGCACCAGGGGAAGGGGACGCGGAAGAACATCCGGCACCACTTGCGGATGGCGGTGGCGGCACTGCCGCCGCGTCCCACGGGCGGCGACATCGCGGAGTGGCTGGGAGGGCGGGTTGACCGGCGCGAGGTGCAGCCCACCACGGCTAATCAGGCGCGCAAGCACATCCAGCGCGTCTATACGCTGGGCCAGCAGATGCGGTGGCCGCTGCTACTCAACCCCGTGGCGCACTTCGACCCGCTGCCGACGCTGACGGTACCGCCGCGCGGTCTTGCGGAGCCCTACGTCACCTATCCTGCATTGCTCGCGGCGATGCCGGATGCGCGGGCGCGTGCGTTCCTTTCGATGCAGCGGCGCCACGGCTTGCGTCTCTCGGAGGCGCTGGGGTTGGAGCCGCGCCATATCAACTGGAGCGCTGACACGGTGTTCGTCGAAAGGCAGCGCATGCCATGGAGTTCCAAGTTGCAAGAGCTGAAGACGGACACCAGCAAGGCCACGTTCACGCTGGATGAGGAGACGGCGCGCTACCTTCGGCAGGCCGCGCGCGACGCCATGCGCTCGGGCAAGGTGCCGCGCGGGGTGACGCGGGCGCGCTTCCTCTTCCCGTACTTCCAAGAGGAGCTGGCCGGGCTGATGGTGCGGTGCCGCGCGGTGGCGCCGGACGACTTCCCGACGCGCATTAAGGGCGAGCGCAGCGGCGCCGCGTGGCATGTCTTCCGCCACACCTACGGGACGGAGCTTGCGAACTCCGGGATGCTGGACCGAAAGGTTTGCGTGCTGATGCGGCACAAGCACCTGAGCACCACGCAAGGCTACATCGCGAGCATTCGCGGGCGGACGATGCCCAGCGAGGACTTGGAGACGGTGCGGAAGTACGCGCGGGAGCAGGAGCGGCTGGCGGCGGAGCGCGCGTCCGGTGGTGTTACTTCTGTTGGAACGGGTACAACCACGACGAGGGGTTTCACGAAGTAA
- a CDS encoding DUSAM domain-containing protein, whose amino-acid sequence MSTNPNWDAIRDLSRRVLREGAPLVVTDDVRALLLQTAVEVAVADAAAALKTDAGALALLRECARRITDGSNRLMDALHRMWRHQRQGDFDSARQEMRDVLAVEVVPFYRLTAQGQLDDMADEP is encoded by the coding sequence ATGTCCACCAACCCCAACTGGGATGCCATCCGCGACCTGTCGCGGCGCGTGCTCCGGGAGGGCGCCCCACTCGTCGTCACCGACGACGTGCGCGCACTCCTGCTCCAGACTGCCGTTGAGGTGGCCGTTGCCGACGCCGCCGCAGCGCTCAAGACGGACGCCGGAGCCCTTGCACTCCTACGCGAGTGCGCTCGCCGCATCACAGACGGCTCCAACCGGCTCATGGATGCACTGCACCGGATGTGGCGCCACCAGCGCCAAGGTGACTTCGACAGTGCGCGCCAGGAAATGCGCGATGTGCTCGCCGTCGAAGTCGTGCCCTTCTATCGCCTGACGGCTCAGGGGCAGCTCGACGACATGGCCGACGAGCCGTGA
- a CDS encoding glycoside hydrolase family 19 protein: MPGSGVLLGGAALVGLGAWAMRGGAAAAPLTVDQLCAVMPRLTPSVAASYLGPLLAAMREAEVTTVARVAAFLAQLAHESGELRYWEELATGDAYEGRKDLGNTQPGDGRRYKGRGPIQLTGRANYRAAGAALGLPLEDKPELAALPAHGFRVAGWYWQSRHLNALADVADFVGVTRAINGGTNGLDNRVMYFDRAQRVLKTEAA, encoded by the coding sequence ATGCCGGGTAGCGGGGTGCTGCTGGGTGGTGCCGCGCTGGTGGGCCTGGGCGCGTGGGCGATGCGCGGCGGCGCTGCGGCGGCGCCGCTCACCGTGGACCAGCTCTGCGCCGTCATGCCGCGCCTGACGCCCTCGGTGGCGGCGTCGTACCTGGGGCCGCTGCTGGCGGCCATGCGCGAGGCGGAGGTGACGACGGTGGCGCGCGTCGCGGCGTTCCTGGCCCAGCTCGCGCATGAGAGCGGAGAGCTGCGGTACTGGGAGGAGCTGGCGACGGGCGATGCCTACGAGGGGCGGAAGGACCTGGGCAACACGCAGCCGGGCGACGGGCGCCGCTACAAGGGGCGCGGCCCCATCCAGCTCACCGGCCGCGCGAACTACCGCGCCGCTGGCGCCGCGTTGGGGCTGCCGCTGGAGGACAAGCCGGAGCTGGCGGCGCTGCCCGCGCACGGCTTCCGCGTCGCGGGTTGGTACTGGCAGTCACGCCACCTGAACGCGCTGGCGGACGTGGCGGATTTCGTCGGGGTGACACGCGCCATCAACGGCGGGACGAACGGGTTGGACAACAGGGTGATGTACTTCGACCGCGCGCAGCGCGTGCTCAAGACGGAGGCGGCGTGA
- a CDS encoding helicase HerA domain-containing protein, translating into MSGGRGVILRPEDVVLCVGKRGTGKSTRAKAMLAAAMAAGQRVLAFDPHDEYSKHGRDSGQVRLGPLTQRMTLVELADNLDVLEEDGLALAVVPEGSQRDKGEDFAALVDDVLDVGELVFLADEVGQWGRYAIEALEELACQSRHSAVPVVLVAQRLTQIPKTARTQATQLNSGRQDNPDDLKALADLAGDDFAVAVARLARGEHKHWRDDAGPEPAKGKRK; encoded by the coding sequence GTGAGCGGCGGGCGCGGCGTCATCCTCCGGCCGGAAGACGTGGTGCTGTGCGTGGGCAAGCGCGGCACCGGCAAGTCCACCCGGGCCAAGGCGATGCTGGCGGCTGCGATGGCGGCGGGACAGCGCGTGCTCGCGTTTGACCCCCACGACGAATACTCGAAGCACGGTCGCGACTCCGGGCAGGTGCGGCTGGGCCCGCTCACGCAGCGCATGACGCTGGTGGAGCTGGCGGACAACCTGGACGTGCTGGAAGAGGACGGCCTCGCGCTCGCGGTGGTGCCGGAGGGCAGTCAGCGCGACAAGGGGGAGGACTTCGCGGCGCTCGTGGATGACGTGCTCGACGTGGGCGAGCTGGTGTTTTTGGCCGACGAGGTTGGGCAGTGGGGCCGCTACGCCATAGAGGCGCTGGAGGAGCTGGCGTGTCAGTCGCGGCACTCGGCGGTGCCGGTGGTGCTCGTGGCGCAGAGGTTGACCCAGATACCCAAGACGGCGCGCACACAGGCAACCCAGCTCAACAGCGGGCGCCAAGACAACCCGGATGACCTCAAGGCCCTAGCGGACCTTGCGGGGGATGACTTTGCCGTGGCGGTCGCGCGCCTCGCACGCGGCGAACACAAGCACTGGCGCGATGACGCGGGCCCGGAGCCCGCGAAGGGGAAACGGAAATGA
- a CDS encoding helix-turn-helix domain-containing protein encodes MPRSPRFPTSRRTRPRPALAGDLPPPPRNWTTVKDTADRCTVSLATAYRWCERGQVVCRRVGSSWRVRLASDGFPLFTAEAV; translated from the coding sequence ATGCCCCGCAGCCCCCGCTTTCCGACCTCGCGCCGCACGCGTCCGCGCCCGGCGCTGGCTGGCGACCTTCCGCCGCCGCCGCGCAACTGGACCACCGTCAAGGACACCGCCGACCGCTGCACGGTGAGCCTCGCGACCGCCTATCGCTGGTGTGAGCGCGGTCAGGTTGTCTGCCGCCGCGTCGGTTCGAGTTGGCGCGTGCGGCTCGCGTCCGATGGGTTCCCCCTCTTCACCGCCGAGGCTGTTTGA
- a CDS encoding recombinase family protein: MTTAALYLRVSTDKQTVDNQRAPLLALAEARGWTPRIYEETGSAVKARPVFDSLMADAKAGRVRAVVVVALDRLGRSMSGVIATVRELDRVGCVVVSLRESWLDTGGPARDLLLAVFGWVAQEERRILVERTIAGQDRARRQGTRSGKAIGRPRASSIMLGAGARWVAEGRSIRAAAKLAGVGEATLRRHLEALDARQDEDGGGAAQ; the protein is encoded by the coding sequence ATGACCACCGCCGCCCTGTACTTGAGAGTCAGCACCGACAAGCAGACCGTGGACAACCAGCGCGCGCCGTTGCTCGCGCTCGCGGAGGCGCGGGGTTGGACGCCCCGCATCTACGAGGAGACGGGTTCCGCCGTGAAGGCGCGGCCCGTGTTTGACTCGCTCATGGCCGACGCCAAGGCGGGCCGCGTGCGCGCCGTGGTGGTGGTGGCGCTGGACCGGCTGGGGCGCTCCATGTCCGGCGTCATCGCCACCGTGCGCGAGCTGGACCGCGTTGGGTGCGTGGTGGTGTCGCTGCGCGAGTCCTGGCTGGACACGGGCGGGCCCGCACGAGACCTGCTGCTCGCCGTGTTCGGATGGGTCGCACAGGAGGAGCGCCGCATCCTGGTGGAGCGCACCATCGCCGGGCAGGACCGCGCCCGTCGCCAGGGCACCCGCAGCGGCAAGGCCATCGGCAGGCCCCGGGCCAGCTCCATCATGTTGGGCGCGGGCGCGAGGTGGGTGGCAGAGGGGAGGAGCATCCGCGCCGCCGCCAAGCTGGCCGGGGTGGGGGAGGCGACGCTACGCCGCCACCTGGAGGCCCTGGATGCGCGCCAGGACGAAGATGGGGGCGGGGCAGCCCAGTAG